The following are encoded in a window of Brevibacillus ruminantium genomic DNA:
- the vanT gene encoding serine racemase VanT catalytic subunit, with translation MGTGSEKKYGGLDGFRIIAAILVIANHTSPLLSYDAFADFTLTRIVSRVTVPFFFMCTGYFFLQQIGTDKDKNFDRLLKFLYKVGKLYMLSILLYLPINVYAGYFTNQFSVMTMVKDILFNGTLYHLWYFPGVMLGVCICYFLHTRLSAIGAFLIALLLYGIGLLGDSYYAFAQMNPYIESFYQAMFSLFDFTRNGIFFAPVFIMLGGLIATYGKHDQTKRMSYTVGFVFFFAMMVTEGLLVHAFHLSRHDSMYLLSIPCMYFLFQLLLSMRIRSRRYLRNLGMYVYILHPMCIVIIRAMGKATGLTSLVVENSLVHFLLVTVLSFVVSVFAIILVKKIKKESSRAPDYSERAWAEINVAHLQHNVREIRRVLPKGCDIMAVVKAQAYGHGGWQIARYLQKLGIGHFAVATLEEGIELRKKGVRGEILVLGHTHESHIRQIARYRLTQTVVDAEHAKKLNDCKVKIHVHIKIDTGMGRLGESYHNIEEIASLYRYRNLYVCGTFTHLNAADSLEEPDVIYTKNQISRFQKVIEQLRAKGIDPQKLHVQSSYGVFNYSELNYDYARIGIALYGMLSSEGDKVKTHMELRPVLSLKARVVQVKQVEKGASVGYGRAYTADRDGKIAIISIGYADGMPRLLSHASASCLIKGKRVPIIGSVCMDQLIVDISDLDDAVQGDIATLIGVDQAECISAEELASQCSTITNELVSRLGERVKKVYRSDSIVL, from the coding sequence GATGGTTTTAGAATCATTGCCGCAATCCTCGTGATCGCCAACCATACGTCGCCACTCCTGTCCTATGATGCGTTTGCTGATTTCACCCTCACACGAATTGTTTCCAGGGTGACGGTTCCGTTTTTCTTTATGTGCACGGGCTATTTTTTCTTGCAACAGATTGGCACGGATAAAGATAAGAATTTTGATAGGCTCTTGAAGTTCTTATATAAAGTGGGAAAGCTATACATGCTTTCAATCCTTTTGTACCTCCCGATAAATGTGTACGCCGGATATTTTACAAATCAATTTTCAGTTATGACCATGGTTAAAGACATCTTGTTTAACGGGACGCTGTATCATCTGTGGTATTTTCCCGGCGTCATGCTGGGAGTTTGTATCTGTTACTTTCTCCATACAAGGCTTTCTGCTATAGGAGCTTTCTTGATCGCGTTGCTCCTGTATGGGATCGGATTATTGGGTGACAGTTATTATGCTTTTGCACAGATGAATCCGTATATAGAAAGCTTCTATCAAGCTATGTTTTCCTTGTTCGATTTCACGAGGAACGGTATTTTCTTTGCCCCTGTGTTTATTATGCTGGGTGGCCTGATTGCGACATACGGCAAACATGATCAGACAAAGAGGATGTCGTACACAGTTGGATTTGTCTTTTTCTTCGCCATGATGGTGACGGAAGGCTTGCTTGTCCATGCATTTCATCTGTCCCGGCATGATAGTATGTATCTGTTGTCGATTCCGTGTATGTATTTTTTGTTTCAACTCTTGCTTAGTATGAGAATCAGAAGCAGGAGGTATCTGAGGAATCTGGGCATGTATGTCTATATCCTGCATCCGATGTGCATCGTGATCATCCGGGCAATGGGAAAAGCAACAGGACTTACATCGTTGGTCGTTGAAAACAGCCTGGTTCATTTCTTACTGGTAACGGTGCTGTCATTTGTTGTCTCCGTATTCGCGATAATACTTGTAAAAAAGATAAAAAAAGAGAGCAGCAGAGCGCCCGATTACTCAGAGCGAGCATGGGCCGAGATCAATGTCGCTCATTTGCAGCATAACGTGAGGGAAATCCGGCGTGTTCTGCCTAAGGGCTGTGACATCATGGCGGTAGTAAAAGCGCAGGCATACGGTCATGGCGGATGGCAAATAGCCAGGTACCTGCAGAAGCTGGGGATCGGACATTTTGCTGTTGCAACGCTGGAAGAGGGGATCGAGCTTCGAAAAAAAGGGGTAAGAGGAGAAATCCTCGTTTTGGGACATACCCATGAAAGTCATATTCGTCAGATTGCCCGCTATAGGCTGACGCAAACAGTGGTGGATGCAGAGCATGCCAAAAAGCTGAATGACTGCAAAGTAAAAATCCACGTTCATATCAAGATCGACACAGGAATGGGCAGACTGGGCGAGTCTTATCATAACATAGAAGAGATAGCTTCCCTGTATCGGTATCGGAACCTGTATGTCTGCGGTACATTTACGCATCTGAATGCGGCTGACAGCTTGGAAGAGCCCGATGTCATCTATACCAAAAATCAAATCTCGCGTTTTCAGAAAGTGATTGAGCAGCTGCGGGCAAAAGGAATCGATCCGCAAAAGCTGCATGTGCAAAGCAGCTATGGTGTGTTCAATTATAGTGAACTTAATTATGATTATGCGCGAATTGGCATCGCTCTCTATGGGATGTTAAGTAGTGAGGGCGACAAGGTAAAAACACACATGGAGCTGCGCCCTGTGCTATCACTTAAAGCACGAGTTGTACAGGTAAAGCAGGTGGAAAAAGGTGCTTCAGTCGGCTATGGACGTGCCTACACAGCGGATAGGGACGGCAAAATCGCCATCATCTCAATCGGGTATGCAGATGGAATGCCGCGCTTATTGTCACATGCCAGCGCAAGCTGTCTCATCAAGGGGAAAAGAGTACCGATTATCGGCTCAGTTTGCATGGACCAGCTTATCGTAGATATCTCGGATTTGGATGATGCAGTGCAGGGGGATATCGCGACATTGATCGGGGTGGATCAGGCTGAATGCATATCAGCTGAGGAATTGGCGAGCCAGTGCAGCACGATAACCAATGAATTGGTGAGCCGTTTGGGAGAGCGGGTAAAAAAGGTATACAGGTCCGATTCCATCGTCCTTTGA
- a CDS encoding response regulator transcription factor: MKSITILIADDEAEIAELIALHVKKEGYDYIIASDGKAAFQAVQAHSIDLAILDIMMPELNGYDVTRLIREQHNMPIIFLSAKTSDLDKISGLVMGADDYVTKPFNPMELIARVNAQLRRYKQLNQSIAADKKVIEAGGLVIYPDQRAVSLYGETIELTPKEFDILYLLASYPKKVFSAENIFQQVWGEAYLDSSNTVMVHIRTLRKKLGEEKAKNKLIKTVWGVGYSFNG; this comes from the coding sequence ATGAAAAGCATAACGATATTGATAGCGGACGATGAGGCGGAGATTGCTGAGCTGATTGCCTTACATGTAAAAAAAGAGGGCTACGACTATATCATTGCATCCGATGGAAAGGCAGCGTTCCAGGCTGTCCAGGCGCATTCGATTGACTTGGCGATCCTGGATATCATGATGCCCGAGTTGAACGGGTATGACGTGACCCGACTGATTCGCGAGCAGCATAATATGCCGATCATCTTTTTGAGTGCCAAAACCTCTGATCTGGATAAAATTTCTGGACTTGTCATGGGTGCAGATGATTATGTGACAAAGCCGTTCAACCCGATGGAATTGATCGCGCGTGTAAATGCACAACTACGACGTTACAAGCAGCTTAATCAATCGATAGCCGCAGACAAAAAGGTAATTGAGGCGGGGGGGCTGGTCATTTATCCCGATCAGCGCGCGGTTAGCCTGTACGGAGAAACGATTGAGCTTACGCCAAAGGAGTTTGATATATTGTACCTTTTGGCCAGCTACCCCAAAAAGGTGTTTAGTGCCGAAAACATTTTCCAGCAGGTGTGGGGCGAAGCGTACCTTGATAGCAGCAATACGGTCATGGTACATATTCGAACCTTGCGAAAAAAGCTTGGCGAAGAGAAAGCGAAGAACAAACTGATCAAAACGGTTTGGGGCGTGGGGTACTCCTTCAATGGCTAA